The following coding sequences are from one Thermococcus sp. window:
- a CDS encoding DUF835 domain-containing protein, producing MLSLLQGKRLLAITRHPRQYERHGIPYIWVSNAPSETAIRPTELAPLLHKVLSSAGEDTFILLDGVEYLIPNNGFEPVMKFLLNLKDNLIARNAGIIISIDPKALDEKYVNMLMREFKRLPGERP from the coding sequence ATACTCTCCCTCCTTCAGGGCAAACGCCTGCTGGCCATCACGAGGCACCCACGACAATACGAAAGGCACGGGATTCCATACATCTGGGTCAGCAACGCCCCGTCAGAGACCGCAATAAGACCCACGGAACTGGCCCCTCTCCTCCACAAGGTTCTCTCCAGTGCGGGAGAAGACACGTTTATACTTCTCGACGGGGTTGAATACCTGATACCTAACAACGGTTTTGAACCCGTTATGAAGTTTCTCCTGAACCTAAAGGACAACCTGATAGCCAGAAACGCAGGGATTATTATTTCAATTGACCCAAAGGCCCTCGATGAAAAGTACGTGAATATGCTGATGAGGGAGTTCAAAAGATTGCCCGGGGAGAGACCGTAA
- a CDS encoding 50S ribosomal protein L37ae produces the protein MGRTVKVGSAGRFGPRYGLKIRRRVAAVEAKMKQKHVCPVCGRKAVRRISTGIWQCQKCGATFAGGAYLPTTPAGKVAKRVVASKA, from the coding sequence ATGGGAAGAACTGTCAAGGTCGGTTCCGCTGGAAGGTTCGGTCCGAGGTACGGTCTCAAGATAAGGAGAAGGGTCGCGGCTGTTGAGGCCAAGATGAAGCAGAAGCACGTCTGTCCTGTCTGCGGAAGGAAGGCCGTCAGGAGGATAAGCACTGGAATATGGCAGTGCCAGAAGTGCGGTGCAACGTTCGCCGGTGGAGCTTACCTGCCGACCACTCCGGCTGGAAAGGTCGCGAAGCGCGTCGTCGCTTCCAAGGCCTGA